The bacterium region TAAATTAGGATTGCTTATAAATTTCAATGTATTAAGACTCAAGGAAGGAATTAAAAGGGTGGTGAACAACCTATAATCTTTGCGTTCTTTGCGGTTAAAAAAGGATAAGCCACTTAATCTTAAAAAAACTTGAATATCGAGTATAAGGAAATACACATGGAAAGTTTTCGAACAGCAAAAGTTGGGGCTTTAATTAAAGAAGAAATTAGTGATATAATTACCCGGAAAATAAAAGACCCACGCATTGGATTTGTAACAATCACGGATGTTGAAGTATCAAAAGACCTTCAGGTAGCAAAGGTATTTGTGAGTATCTATGGTGATGATGAGTCGAAAAGGAACACATTAGAAGGATTAACAAATGCCCGTAGATTTATTCATAATGAATTACGAAAACGGATGAGGATTAAATTTATCCCGGAGATTATCTTTAAAATTGATACCTCGATTGAATATGGAATGCACATCAATGAGTTACTACAAGAACTAAAAGAGAAAGGATAAAGGTAAAATGGAGCTACTCTCTTCCATTGTGAATGTCTTGCAAAAAGAGGATAATTTCCTTATTACTGCTCATATCCATCCAGAAGGAGATTCGATTGGAAGCCAATTAGCCACAGCCATCCTGCTTCAAAAATTAGGCAAGAGGGTAACGATTATTAACGAAGACCCACCACCGGAAAATTATCATTTCCTGCCAGAATGTGACAAGATTCTTATTTACACCCCAGAGTATGAGAGATATAAATTTGATGTGGGAATAGTCTTAGATTGTAATCAATTTGAGCGGGTAGGTAAGGTTGCGGGTCTAATTAAACATGTCCCGCTCATTATCAATATCGACCATCATCCCGATTCCCCGGGCATAGGTGATTATAATTATATTAATACAACCGCCAGTGCTTGTGCTGAACAAATCTATCAGGTCATTAAAGCAATGGATTTTAAATTAGATTATAATTTAGCCCTACCTTTGTATGTGGGCATTATGACTGATACGGGTAG contains the following coding sequences:
- a CDS encoding GxxExxY protein is translated as KLGLLINFNVLRLKEGIKRVVNNL
- the rbfA gene encoding 30S ribosome-binding factor RbfA, coding for MESFRTAKVGALIKEEISDIITRKIKDPRIGFVTITDVEVSKDLQVAKVFVSIYGDDESKRNTLEGLTNARRFIHNELRKRMRIKFIPEIIFKIDTSIEYGMHINELLQELKEKG
- a CDS encoding bifunctional oligoribonuclease/PAP phosphatase NrnA, producing the protein MELLSSIVNVLQKEDNFLITAHIHPEGDSIGSQLATAILLQKLGKRVTIINEDPPPENYHFLPECDKILIYTPEYERYKFDVGIVLDCNQFERVGKVAGLIKHVPLIINIDHHPDSPGIGDYNYINTTASACAEQIYQVIKAMDFKLDYNLALPLYVGIMTDTGSFKQVNTTPTSHKIVAELLNCGIDPNEVASQIYEANTASSVKLLGKILDSLKTNLDGKIIIAHITQKMLKETDPASEIEPERIIDQLRSIKGVEVILLFRDLGHDRIKVNLRSKSAFSVSEIAKIFSGGGHMRAAGCVIEGSLSDVEKKVVEEVTKRLA